A part of Chloroflexota bacterium genomic DNA contains:
- a CDS encoding MFS transporter → MDKKDKLPFLTKIIYGTGDLGFSMNNSIISSLFPIFMMDVIGLSPALAAVILFVGRSWDYVNDPIVGHLSDRTRSKWGRRRPFLLFGAIPFGLSFVLLWLSPNFSQTGLIIYYSVAYIIYEAMATIVYMPYYALTPELTEDYDERTKLTSYRMLFNILGSLVAYVFPMLVIGSMVPDNTKKVMVMGLIAAAIAAAPLFLVFFGTREKKEYMLEKQPKLIPSLKAAFKNRPFIFGAGIYLLTWMTIVVLETNLLIYIKYILERQGQSSLIMASIFVTAIFALPIWNWAAKHWNKRLAYIIGVSFWAVVMIVLIMVTPQTPFWIIMILCVMAGIGVSAAQVLPWAIIPDAIEWDEWMTFERHEGMFYSLITLLGKIGNSIAGPASLLVLQATGYQAGAAVQPDSALLGIRLVIGPIPAILLVGGIVFALFYPLSREQHHKIVEELRIRREARKQAKAEEKPIAGAEEVA, encoded by the coding sequence ATGGACAAGAAGGACAAGCTGCCGTTTCTGACCAAGATCATCTATGGAACAGGTGACCTCGGTTTCAGTATGAACAACTCCATCATCAGCTCGCTATTTCCCATCTTCATGATGGATGTCATCGGCTTATCACCCGCTCTCGCTGCGGTCATTTTGTTTGTCGGCCGGAGTTGGGACTATGTCAACGACCCAATTGTTGGCCACCTCTCAGACCGAACACGCTCTAAATGGGGTCGCCGGCGTCCCTTCCTGCTCTTTGGTGCCATCCCCTTCGGTCTCTCCTTTGTCTTGCTTTGGCTCAGCCCAAATTTCAGCCAAACAGGTCTCATCATTTATTATTCAGTGGCTTATATCATTTATGAAGCCATGGCCACAATCGTTTACATGCCCTACTATGCCCTGACCCCGGAACTCACCGAAGACTATGATGAGCGGACCAAGCTGACCAGCTACCGGATGCTCTTCAACATCCTCGGCAGCCTGGTAGCTTATGTTTTCCCAATGCTGGTGATCGGCTCAATGGTTCCTGACAACACCAAAAAGGTGATGGTTATGGGTCTGATCGCAGCCGCCATCGCTGCTGCCCCCCTATTCCTGGTCTTCTTTGGTACACGAGAGAAAAAGGAATACATGCTTGAGAAACAACCCAAGCTGATCCCTTCGCTCAAAGCTGCCTTCAAGAACCGCCCCTTCATCTTCGGCGCAGGCATCTACCTGCTGACCTGGATGACGATCGTGGTGCTGGAAACCAACCTGCTGATCTACATCAAATACATACTCGAACGCCAGGGCCAGAGCAGCTTAATCATGGCAAGTATTTTTGTCACCGCCATCTTCGCTTTGCCAATCTGGAACTGGGCAGCCAAGCACTGGAATAAGAGGCTGGCCTATATCATCGGTGTGTCCTTCTGGGCCGTGGTGATGATCGTGCTTATCATGGTCACCCCGCAGACACCCTTCTGGATCATCATGATTTTATGTGTCATGGCTGGTATTGGCGTCAGTGCTGCACAGGTGCTTCCCTGGGCCATCATCCCAGACGCAATTGAATGGGATGAATGGATGACCTTCGAACGCCATGAGGGTATGTTCTACAGCCTGATCACCCTGCTGGGCAAGATCGGCAATTCCATCGCCGGACCGGCTTCCCTACTCGTCCTGCAGGCCACCGGTTACCAGGCCGGAGCGGCAGTCCAACCCGACAGTGCCCTTCTCGGTATCCGTCTGGTGATTGGCCCCATTCCAGCCATCCTTTTGGTGGGTGGGATCGTCTTCGCCCTCTTCTATCCCCTCTCTCGGGAACAGCATCACAAGATCGTTGAGGAACTTCGCATCCGTCGTGAAGCCCGCAAACAGGCCAAAGCCGAAGAAAAGCCTATCGCCGGTGCGGAAGAAGTCGCCTAG
- a CDS encoding DUF4405 domain-containing protein — protein sequence MKKRKSTLTPKLRQNWWLDAGLGISAILAILTSIYFLIYPNTGYQGGRNPYYNMTLIFSKQTWDLLHTWTGTLAIMVALLHVIIHWTWIKGTAVRTWQVITKKRNGFGLRLTYNILLDITIALSFLICSLSGVYFMLNPSSGQTATSFLFNKTAWDMIHTWSGVTFAATALLHIVLHWKWITNITGKMFGTHKTNKQTGQAILEPVEESI from the coding sequence ATGAAGAAACGAAAATCAACATTAACGCCAAAACTCCGCCAAAATTGGTGGTTGGATGCTGGCCTCGGGATCAGCGCAATATTGGCTATCCTCACAAGCATCTACTTCCTGATCTATCCCAACACAGGATATCAGGGTGGTCGTAATCCATATTACAACATGACCCTGATCTTTTCCAAGCAAACCTGGGATCTGCTCCACACCTGGACAGGCACTCTGGCGATCATGGTAGCTCTGCTGCATGTCATCATCCACTGGACCTGGATTAAAGGGACCGCTGTTCGGACCTGGCAGGTCATCACTAAAAAGCGGAACGGGTTCGGCCTTCGCCTGACCTATAACATCCTGTTGGATATCACCATCGCACTCAGCTTCCTGATCTGCAGCCTTTCCGGGGTCTACTTCATGCTCAACCCATCCAGTGGCCAAACAGCAACAAGCTTCCTGTTCAATAAGACCGCCTGGGACATGATCCATACCTGGAGCGGCGTGACCTTCGCTGCGACAGCATTACTGCACATTGTCCTGCACTGGAAGTGGATCACCAATATTACCGGCAAGATGTTTGGCACCCATAAAACTAATAAGCAAACCGGCCAGGCCATTCTGGAGCCTGTTGAAGAATCAATCTAA
- a CDS encoding response regulator transcription factor: MTTVLIIEDEKELSNVLKAYLERSGYDVLVANRGDQGLALWESNHPDMVLLDLNLPGMDGIDIARKIRQTDDTPLIITTARVEELDRLLGLEMGADDYITKPFSPREVVARVKAVLRRVQKPAAEPVGTLQINDLEIDPQEFTVTQAGEVLDLTPTEFSILATLAEHPGWVFSRLQLLEACQGVAYEGYERSIDAHIKNLRSKLNDDSKDPQYIETVFGKGYRFKKESK; encoded by the coding sequence ATGACCACAGTATTGATCATAGAAGATGAAAAAGAGCTGTCCAATGTCCTGAAAGCTTATCTGGAGCGCAGCGGCTATGACGTTTTGGTTGCCAATCGCGGTGACCAGGGGCTAGCGCTTTGGGAATCCAATCACCCCGATATGGTTTTACTCGATTTGAACCTGCCCGGAATGGATGGGATTGACATTGCCAGGAAGATCCGCCAGACGGATGACACCCCACTGATCATTACCACCGCCCGGGTGGAAGAGCTGGATCGGCTGTTGGGGCTTGAGATGGGTGCGGATGATTACATTACCAAGCCATTTTCCCCGCGGGAGGTGGTAGCCCGGGTGAAGGCCGTGCTGCGGCGGGTGCAGAAGCCTGCTGCAGAGCCTGTTGGCACATTGCAGATCAATGATCTTGAGATTGACCCGCAGGAATTCACCGTCACCCAGGCGGGCGAGGTTTTGGACCTGACGCCGACTGAATTTTCGATCCTGGCAACCCTGGCGGAACATCCCGGATGGGTTTTCTCCCGTTTGCAGCTGCTGGAGGCCTGTCAGGGCGTGGCTTATGAAGGTTATGAACGCAGCATTGACGCGCATATCAAGAACCTGCGCAGCAAGTTGAACGATGACAGCAAGGACCCTCAATATATTGAGACGGTCTTTGGCAAGGGGTACCGCTTTAAGAAAGAGAGTAAGTAA